A genome region from Euphorbia lathyris chromosome 4, ddEupLath1.1, whole genome shotgun sequence includes the following:
- the LOC136225648 gene encoding pre-mRNA-splicing factor ATP-dependent RNA helicase DEAH7-like: MMDSEDTNGGLSFSGKERVEYRTPLRKSLLGLDVLAIAKWEEFDANAFKVPREKVISVSASMDEKYIIYVIKRCNLGFYSSSESSSYASSAVPPLKKHMELVQFMDLWQG, translated from the exons ATGATGGATTCTGAAGACACCAATGGAGGACTATCCTTTTCTGGAAAGGAGAGAGTCGAATACAGGACGCCTCTAAGGAAATCGCTTTTGG GTCTTGATGTTCTTGCAATTGCAAAATGGGAAGAATTTGATGCAAATGCGTTCAAGGTACCCAGAGAAAAAGTTATCTCTGTTTCTGCATCTATGGATGAGAAATACATCATATATGTCATAAAGAG GTGCAACCTTGGGTTCTATTCTTCCAGTGAAAGCAGTAGTTATGCTTCATCGGCT GTACCTCCTCTGAAAAAACACATGGAATTGGTTCAATTTATGGATCTTTGGCAAGGATGA